The genomic stretch GAGTTTTGCCCTACTTTGATGCTTTCACCAAACTTTATAAAAGATAAAATCGgacgaaaaacattttatttaatgcaaggATGCACTTGCAATTTAATGCAAGGATGCTTATAATTTCCATTATAATTCCGTTTGTGAAACAATTCTTTTACTAATTAAaaagaatgtttcaagtttacttggacttCAGCTGTGTTaaagaaacatctcttaataatcgcctattaaaattgcctatggtcggaaagttatcttcgttttgtggcattttttagtgcaccccccccagaaattcctctgaTCTTCCATTTGAATAGTATCGGAGACTCAATATTGATTTCTTTGCTGGATCTAAGCCAAAGTCCACCACTAAATTGTCCATAGAAAGGGACATCAAAACTATTATTGAATCCTAAAATGAAAAGCTGCCCCATTTCCTTTATATAAAAAAGATACATACTTACAAATTCCTAATCATTTCAAAACACTGCATATTTTGTCATATTGATTGGCTTTTAATAACCTGAATATAATAACAGCCAATTAGAGTCAATTCATGTATACCATTAAGAGAAAAAGGAAACACTAAAGCTTGAAGCCTATGCCATCATAACTACAGATTAAACTTTGATAAAAAAGCAATGCTTCAGTTAACTTGAAGGAGCCATGGCCAAATAAAAAGCGCCACTGCATTAATTAACAACTTTATTAAGGTCAAAATAAGCTGAAAAATCTGCATAGTTGCCCTATATCCTCTGTAAAACAAttcacattatttcattttcaagttctATTATCTTGACTATTTTTACACTGTTTATTATGAGATAAAAAGCACCACCCAATGAATTCTACCAGTTAAATGTGAACAAAGAGCATGTAGAAAAAGAGATGCATGAATTAATTAAAGTGATATGAATGTAAAATGAAGCTCACCTTCTCAGTTCCTTCAGTGGCTGCATTCCAGGATCTTTCTGGCCATTATATGGATCCACAGTGGTGAAAACACACCTACGGAGCAAGgagattaaaataattacttgtgTAATGCGTGGATGtaacaaataaaaacttaaatgggAAACATTTGCAGAGGGTTCACTTAATGCCTTACATCCCTAAATCTAACCATGGGGATAGATCGTTTGAACCCTTTGACCACCTCCACTCATTACAGCCTTGGCATTTCTGCAAGATAATGATTCTGGATATTTTAATGGTTCACGGTCagaaaagcaaaaacaaaaagcAAAATGGCAAAAACATCTAAGACACCTGAGGATACAGTACCGCTCACTCtagatacattttattatttttacaataggTATTCTACCATTTAAAGTAGGTTTGCAAAGAACAGTATGATAATCATCACAGCCTAAACATCTACCCACATTGAAGTTCCTTCTTCTGTGCGGCATAATACTTATTTACATCCTTTATCCTATCCAGTGGCATGACTATGGgagggatgagggaatagatctCCCGCAAATactcacagaaataaaaaaattacttaatactacagtctacatttggtatacatataataactgcacccCCCCCCCACTGCCTGGGGAAAGGGTCACCCCTCCAGGCCCTACATctcccctcaaagcatattcctagtcacgCCACTGATCCTATCCctatgcagtggcggatctattgggggggggtttaagggggCTATATATGCTTCATAAAGATAAATATGCTGAATAGAAAAGTAATAAGAGTGAAGAGTGATAATTTATCACATTTCAGAAAATCAAGGAATACACAATTAGTATTGAAAGCAAGTTTACAAGGCCACCGTATGATGTTGCGTAGGCCACTGTTTAAAATCCTTAAGATTTCTCCAAGTTATATTCTGGATcacgggcgcagctaggaattaaggctagagggggttttagggcaactaatacttacgggtgtgggggtattgcatacccaacagggtaagcaggagttgagggggccctcctccagataAAATTTAAgagtaatggttcaaaatggcgagttttaccactttctgagggatatttgataaatcctaatactattctataagtaatactgatccaaataagtaaaatggattacacttaaaaatttctctgagctctgggggggggggggggtttatcccccaaaactccccctcgaGCACTGTTCTGGATGATTTACCTTGTGCATGGTTTTATGTTTCTAAATACAGCTTCCCCTATTTGAATCCATTCCCAGTCCTCTTCCTCATACGGTGAATATGTGCCACGCACGACAAAATTTGGACGGAACTGCAAAGCTGTCACTTCTTTTTCCAGCCGGCGATTCAAGTCAGCGACAGATGATTCTGACAGCAAGGAGAAGGATGTTGCATCTGGTAGAGCTCCCTGGAACATTGacagtgatattttaaaaatatactaatcTTTTTTGATCTCATTCCATATTTCCAGTCTCGGTAAATCATATTCATTAGATACCGTTCCCCATAGGTAAACAAAGGAAGATGATTGACCTGAGATCGTAGAATATTATGGCCATGGGAGCTGAATTGGCTCGATTCTCTGATCGATCTTGACAGAGCATTTCATTTAACATACCAACCCAAGCAACCAAATCAGATCCAGATGATGAtagtgattgaattttttttctgagtaaagAGACTTGGTAACAAGacatattaaaatgcaaaattaggCATAATTACGTTTGTGTAACTGAATGGACAACTGAGGTGGATTGTAATGGAACatgtcatgggcgtacccagtggggggcagctgcctcccctaaAAGCCAAAGTAAATATAGCtctaaacgaaagttttgaataaattttcttaaaatataagaaaagtgatattagtataaattatttaattgaaataaaaatatttttttgagcaaataattataaaaatttataaagcactgttaaaattctttataaTATAAGCtaataaattcttgaaattttggtttccttaaccttttctgtgataCAAATTGAATGACCACTGCTTGCCccttctagttttgatcctgagtacgctcTTGGGACATGTGCCAAAGCAAatatgaaattagaacaggtcaTTCTTTCTATTCTTGCAATCTAACAAGTTGGATGGTTGCACACAACATTTTTGCATTCATCCTTatgtaaattcattaaaatgtaaacGTGTGTACTCATGCTTCATGAGTATGGGGTTTGAAGactaggagagaagagaagccttatgaaaaccttgacaagaagatggaacaaccctCAAGGTGgtaatgatacaaacagctgtagtaattctccacactttttaatttgctcaaccggtttcaatgttttcacatcattttcaaaaGTATCCTAAATTGTTTATGAAAATACTGTAGCAATTATCTACATtcccaaaggaaaaaaaatcttatacatattttcactagggttgagacatgatggccagatgaagacaattATCAAGGGACAATTAAATGGcgagaacagaaaaggaagaacttgaatgaaatatatgtaacAGGTAAAGGATATGAAAAGGCCTGTTTCGATGACACATTAACAAATACGAATTAATgtatgtttgcatgaatgatttttgtgcaCCGGAACGCAaaatagaacaggttctattttccattcatgcattcacacaagttgggagACTACgcagtgcattttcatgttcattcttgtgttcatacatttagacattaactcgtatgtaACATGTAAACAgggcaaaagagaagaaatttgtagCTGTTGACAGGGCACGCAGCCCCTGTATGTATCCGCCACTAATCTCCATCAATCCCCCTATAGGGCGGCCCCGCAATAAGgatcagtggtggatacatatgtatccaccactgatcCTTGCGGGGCCGgcagcattgcagaaccacaattttaacttttttatatcacaagatggtattgtcttgtacatgtgtataatcagtttagataaaactttcttaaactttgcatgtgacttgattattcttttattacaacaaaagtaagggtagctcaagatatcttttgcaccggcccccttgagttttttctgtatccactactaaTTCAGATACGGTACACCCAATCcccatgaagaaatattttcataccgAATCCTCCTCGAGTATGGTCTCAAAAACAGCATTATTCTGACGCACAGGTCGGCATGGAGCTGCAGAGGGGAAATAAACCAGCCGAAGACCGGTTTCCTCTCCAAGCAGGCACCGTGAAAACCATGTAGCTgcctcttcaccacagtcaaCTGCTTTCACAGGCTGCCCCCAAACTCTATGACAAGAAAATTCAAGTATCAatgatattataatatattatctAGAGAaagtgtaaatataaatattatttttgtgaaagaagAGAACTTTTAGTGATTCTTATCTTCCCACAGCAGCACAAATGTTTTGACCCATTGGCCTGTATTTACTTAGCAGTAATTAATTTTCCTTGAGTAAGCTGCTTCATGTCAATGCAGATGCTGAGCATTCCCGGCGCTTCAAGGGAGAAAATGGCTTCATTTATACTTGGACGGATTTGTGTCATCTTCGGGTACGCGCGTCCAGtaacaaagttatttttcaaGTCCGTAACCATAAACACCCtgatttaaaaatagaaaaaatgaggGGAACTACATAAGATTTGCAATGCTGAAACGCAATATACGAAGATAAAAGTTAGCAGATTCAAAGGAGCCTTAGAATGAAAGGAATCAGTTATTCATTAATACCTATCGCGAAGCATCCCATTCTGCAGTCCAAGAGTAGTGCATTGGCCTTCAGTCAGTCTTATTACACCGCATGACTTGATGGGGAAGCAATATATCTCCATAATTTCTCCGACACGTTTCCATTTCGATGGAATACGTCCTCTGGCTTGTTTCTTTTTCCACCAAGCAGTGAGCCCGGCAATAGCAACTGAAACTGCTGCAAGAGTTGCGATACCAAGAGTCGCATTATGCCGAGTCAATTGGAACGACATTGCAAAGGTAATGTACGACGGTGACTAGATATGAACTTATCTTCGTAGGGAGGagtctaaatgaaaaaaatcgaatatttaaGAAGGTTGCATCGCCAATGGTTACGCTGCCGTGAACTTGATTTCATATCATTGCATCCAACTCATAAAAAAAGATATAGGCTTGACGACGAACGTTAGCCTCATATCATCACAATTAAAACGTCCacataaaatcacaaaaatcgaattaatttgtCTACATATCCTTCATATGCACCTTGCCAGACGTAGTCCCAATCAGCCCGCCAGATGTCAGGAGCTCATTGCGCGGAAACGCTGTATtcgaaattcaaatttgagcggTTTCAACTTGGTTCTCTAGATACTCCACCGATCTTTAGATAAATGGTACTAAATACGATACGATCGCAGGACTAATAGAAtagctgtaattttcatgtttagGGCTTCTATTAGTGATCCCGGTTATGCTTGTATCCAGTTGATTCAGGTAAATGAAGAGCTGTAACCTCGATTAAAATTCGTTAAATGGTATTACATAATGTCTGgcttaatataatttattatatttttataatgatggtTCGTACGTGTCAACTAATATTTTGGCTTCATTTTCATTAGCAAAATCAACGAATATTTCCATTTTGCAACCAGACAGCAAGAGTAACCTAAATGGCGACCTCTGAAATCACTTAACTATCACTGCAATTtcactatatttaaaaaatttgctgcTCTTACTTGGGAAACTATGAATGATTTTTCGCATTGATTTTAAATCGATGTAAAGGTATTTACAATTCAAACGAGTATCCTAATTTTCAAGAATATCAGGAGGAATCTATAAGAGTCATTTTTTGTAAAGCTATATATGTGTGTCTCATTACTAAATAATGAACTGTCACGTGCTATGAAATAACATTCCTTGGCTTTACTTTTCGTAAATATATCTGTATAAAACCTTCTATTGTAAATTACCATAATGTTTTGAGTAGACGGTGATAATATGTGTGAATGCAATATACATTAGGGAAATATTTACAACACAATTATTCCTGGTAGGACCACCCATTCCAGATAGGTCTAGGGGTAGTagccagatgaaaggtagtcctcgtgatggtgtcacataaaaaacagtgttggaatggaagtgggaaaccctaacAACTATCTCTACCCTGAAAATATGGAGTAAAACCGAATGAGCCTTGGAAACTCATCGAATGGCACCCATCCGCAAATGGGGTCAGAAAATTGCCTTCACCTGAGTATTACATATTATTGCACTTATTTGATGTAGGTATCTATAGGGGAAGGCATCTGGACCAAGTTTGTGCCACCACCATTGCTGTGATAGAAAATAGGCTTTTGCTCAAAAGactagtagtattttgtttttagggtgcctcgacaactaaggtcatttgcaaaTGACATGTCATTCATAGGCCAAATTTTTCAGCCTAAGAAAATTGAAGTACGTTGTTAATTTCAATGTAGAAATAGGAGACTGAACAGCGATAGCTTAACTGCCCTGAGGGTAATTTCCACTGGTTATGCAATAGATAGTCCTTACCTTATGGCTTTTGAAGAGTCCAATGATTCACTTTTCAGTCTACCTCAGCTGTCAAagttttttgattttgagaaAGCTGTGAAGTTGATACTCTACAAGCGTCATAGGAAATGCAATCATACTTATGCTTGCGTCAAGTAGCAGGAAATACATTTCTTATTCGTACTGTTGCAGCAGAATGCATAGCAATTATTTAATGTGCACTATGGCCAAAAGTCATCACTGCTCAGAAGAAAATGAGCAGAGGACCTTTGGCAGCTTAAAATAAAGGGGCTAAGGATTTGGTGCTCTTAGGCAGGGAGTATGGTCCCTGAATTTTTCAGAGAGGGACCTTTGCTGCTACTGTGCGACAACGACTGAAATCCGCAGCCATCGTGGAGCCATTCTAGCTTTTAGGTGTATATATTTagatttcagtttattttttcaatgcgagCATGCATAAACCATGGACTCTAAAGATTTAGTGAAATGAGGAAAATGATGCAATGTAATTGAATTTTCTTTGTCATGAATTTGGCCTAAAAATGACATGTCATCAGGAAGGGAACTGAATTTTTTGCAGACTGACAATGacggcagaaaatattttttattccatggtcAATACCTAAAATTCACCATAAAAACTGGGTAAAAGCTTTAGTACCCCTTTGATTTTACCTTTCAAGGAAGTGGAAAATAGTTGGGTGCCTtgctttttctcctttttccccAGAGAAAATCCTCCATCCATTATAGCACCCAACCAGCAAGGGTGGATTCAGGGGGTATGGCTCACAGCGgccatgaaattttatcaaatatttttaatatttattagtttaaCTAATTAGTTTTAGTTTTCGTATTCTTACAGAGGAGGAAAGGTAGTTTATAGGCGAATGCATGGCTgtaagtcccaaacgtgagagaagtttgagttgtatttattgtaGAGTGCAGCACTTCTGACTGTGAGAATGCCCCTCTCTCCAAGGGGGCATTCCATGCTCCCCAAACCTGGATCATGGACCCCCCCCGCAAATTTGATTCTGAATTTGCCCCTGTCCACCAGTGAGGCTGATtcagaagaaaaattttatccatctgCATCGCCTGTCTTTCCTATTATGAACTTTTTTTATTCTAGAGAGGGCCTATTACCTTTCATTTTCTTGATGAACCCTGTTCTGTTCTTTACCTTCCAATCCTATTCAACTTTCTTTCCGCATCTTAGTATAGGgtggttcctattatttttttattgcctaaatcgaaaaattattactccaggagtacatattttatgcttttagatttttaaacgtcgatattattttttgcgattaaatgaaaaatgaaaattttcaaacactcgaaaatgcgacggctaagtatgaatgctgggaaaagcccgtgtgaagtcattctggttccagctgccgccaggtgaggccaccttggtgcaaggctatgagcgctgctacgatgcaggctgctagcagctagtgcttggcttaaataaggattattaatgccctatcaaacgaaggaaaatttccggccataggcaattttaatacatgattataaagagatgcttccctgagttTTGTgtctcatgcacgcattggtaatctc from Ischnura elegans chromosome 7, ioIscEleg1.1, whole genome shotgun sequence encodes the following:
- the LOC124162608 gene encoding mitochondrial amidoxime reducing component 2-like, with the protein product MSFQLTRHNATLGIATLAAVSVAIAGLTAWWKKKQARGRIPSKWKRVGEIMEIYCFPIKSCGVIRLTEGQCTTLGLQNGMLRDRVFMVTDLKNNFVTGRAYPKMTQIRPSINEAIFSLEAPGMLSICIDMKQLTQGKLITAKVWGQPVKAVDCGEEAATWFSRCLLGEETGLRLVYFPSAAPCRPVRQNNAVFETILEEDSGALPDATSFSLLSESSVADLNRRLEKEVTALQFRPNFVVRGTYSPYEEEDWEWIQIGEAVFRNIKPCTRCVFTTVDPYNGQKDPGMQPLKELRSYKLIMDEKLRPFTGESPVMGIHLGLRKHGMVKVGDPVYAGVS